The Maridesulfovibrio ferrireducens genome has a segment encoding these proteins:
- a CDS encoding ABC transporter substrate-binding protein encodes MKIILLTIALLFSFSSTVSAQDLVFGTILETKGENALTAQEAMNGAILAVKKFNDSNQNLKIKLECESITNEPLEIIQAVHKLTATKGIMATTGIISENAALSAAPVFQTAQLPFLCTGAQLNSLTTPETPDTFTLAVSDNKIGTDLAKYTFATLQAENIFLIRSDMNDSTAKQAESFSANFKTKGGTILSEMRITEPNPDLSFIMKAIEALAPLPQSDSKKTEDAIGVSNYIDEGAAIITQKRTPPPEIQEIEAVVIFASAKVSAKLLNLMKEKEMAYNIVGGTSFDMVAMKKTIASWSGNIIFASQASLTRENNLVKLFVKAYTELFGEQPQTGYAALGFDSILLLAHAAGTTGNPSVNIRTNLPAVNKFKGVSGEISFKNGSVQKPLYIIQSDAGQISLAAEMQ; translated from the coding sequence ATGAAAATCATACTATTGACGATTGCCCTTCTATTTTCATTTTCTTCAACAGTTTCAGCGCAAGACTTAGTATTTGGTACGATTTTAGAGACCAAAGGAGAAAATGCCCTTACCGCGCAGGAGGCTATGAACGGAGCTATACTTGCCGTCAAAAAGTTCAATGATTCAAACCAAAATTTAAAGATTAAACTTGAATGCGAATCAATCACAAACGAACCTCTGGAAATAATACAAGCCGTCCATAAATTGACTGCAACAAAAGGAATTATGGCCACAACAGGCATTATTTCAGAAAACGCAGCACTCTCGGCAGCGCCAGTTTTTCAAACAGCACAACTTCCTTTCCTATGCACAGGTGCGCAGCTAAACAGCCTTACCACTCCCGAAACACCTGACACTTTCACATTGGCAGTGTCAGACAATAAAATCGGCACAGACTTAGCAAAATACACTTTTGCAACACTTCAAGCTGAAAATATTTTTCTAATCCGTTCTGATATGAATGACTCGACAGCAAAACAGGCTGAAAGCTTCTCCGCTAATTTCAAAACAAAAGGCGGAACTATCCTTTCAGAAATGCGCATAACAGAGCCGAACCCTGATTTATCATTCATCATGAAGGCCATTGAAGCACTAGCACCCCTACCGCAGTCAGACAGCAAAAAGACGGAGGATGCTATCGGGGTCAGCAATTATATAGATGAAGGCGCGGCAATTATTACCCAAAAACGCACGCCTCCTCCTGAAATTCAGGAAATTGAAGCTGTCGTAATTTTCGCTTCGGCAAAAGTCAGCGCTAAATTGCTGAATCTCATGAAAGAAAAAGAAATGGCTTACAACATAGTCGGCGGAACAAGCTTTGACATGGTAGCCATGAAAAAAACCATTGCCTCATGGTCTGGAAATATTATTTTTGCATCACAGGCAAGCCTCACCCGTGAAAACAATCTCGTTAAACTATTTGTAAAAGCCTATACGGAATTATTCGGTGAACAGCCGCAAACAGGTTATGCTGCTCTCGGTTTTGACTCTATTCTTCTGCTCGCGCATGCAGCCGGAACAACAGGAAATCCTTCCGTAAACATAAGAACCAACCTTCCAGCTGTTAATAAATTCAAAGGAGTTTCAGGTGAGATATCTTTTAAAAACGGAAGTGTACAAAAACCGCTCTACATTATTCAATCTGACGCAGGGCAAATTTCTTTAGCGGCCGAAATGCAATAA
- a CDS encoding patatin-like phospholipase family protein yields the protein MEENTNPEPQEKPAKSIERPSIALIIGSEGIKSFCALPFIEYLQKENIKVDLVIGVSGGALLAAFLGAGYNLTQIQDIFSKAVDPRFFREINHKSVMDIADIGQGKFSAESGILKTDSLRKTYETLFKNMDISDLKPKTLITTTDLTTGLPVILEKGNLAQAIYASSAVYPLMPPANIDGKKLIDGAFSSPMPIMECVKRHIDIIIAIYFDDACNPEPENFIESYFNSSRIFRRSILTSQLPLSIDMHHHEIIPVYIRHPRPIEMWEIKKITEIVHAGKVALTAKKGNLKEAVFEFKKKVELKKEELQRKKEDKKLNDEKINRKNETSKNKTSGTLGSPVPKSEPKNQEKVKRKIRIVKSNKERTGA from the coding sequence ATGGAAGAAAACACAAATCCAGAACCTCAGGAAAAACCTGCAAAATCAATTGAGAGACCTTCAATTGCTCTGATTATTGGTTCCGAGGGCATTAAATCTTTCTGTGCATTGCCGTTTATCGAGTACTTGCAAAAAGAAAATATTAAAGTTGATCTCGTAATTGGAGTAAGCGGCGGAGCTCTTCTGGCTGCCTTTCTAGGGGCAGGATATAATCTTACACAAATTCAAGACATTTTCTCTAAAGCAGTAGATCCACGCTTTTTCAGAGAAATTAACCATAAATCCGTCATGGATATAGCTGATATCGGTCAGGGTAAATTTTCAGCAGAATCAGGCATTCTAAAAACAGATTCCCTTCGCAAAACATATGAAACTCTGTTTAAGAATATGGACATTTCTGACCTCAAACCTAAAACCCTGATCACCACCACAGACCTTACTACTGGACTGCCTGTAATCCTTGAAAAAGGGAACCTTGCGCAGGCTATCTATGCAAGCAGCGCTGTGTATCCATTGATGCCCCCTGCAAATATTGACGGCAAAAAATTAATTGACGGAGCATTCTCATCTCCCATGCCGATAATGGAATGTGTGAAACGACACATTGATATCATCATTGCCATATACTTTGATGACGCATGCAACCCGGAACCTGAAAATTTTATTGAAAGCTACTTTAATTCATCAAGAATTTTCAGAAGATCTATTCTTACCAGCCAATTACCGCTTTCCATCGACATGCACCATCATGAAATAATACCAGTTTACATAAGGCATCCACGCCCAATTGAAATGTGGGAAATCAAGAAGATTACTGAGATTGTCCATGCCGGAAAAGTTGCGCTTACAGCTAAAAAAGGAAATTTAAAAGAAGCTGTTTTTGAGTTTAAAAAGAAAGTTGAACTCAAAAAAGAAGAACTGCAAAGAAAGAAAGAAGATAAAAAACTTAACGATGAAAAAATAAACCGCAAAAATGAAACTTCTAAAAATAAAACATCAGGAACACTCGGATCTCCTGTTCCTAAAAGCGAACCAAAGAATCAAGAAAAAGTAAAACGTAAAATCAGGATAGTTAAAAGCAATAAAGAAAGAACTGGAGCGTGA
- a CDS encoding arylesterase, with the protein MARITLAAFGDSLTEGYGLPAYSSFPAQLERKLLEEGCNLEISNYGISGDTSADGLSRLVDVIESKPDAAYIEFGANDCFQLADPEQVKINIVAMVEAFQEARIPVILLGFKPMNFTPQSYALAFNSIFSDIAQKYNIPLYANLMKGLGENPEYYQTDGVHPNNEGVAIMTENIFPLFKSFYEELIA; encoded by the coding sequence ATGGCCCGGATAACATTAGCCGCATTCGGTGACAGCCTGACTGAAGGATATGGTCTCCCCGCATACAGTTCTTTTCCAGCACAACTGGAAAGAAAACTGCTTGAGGAAGGCTGCAATTTGGAAATTTCTAACTACGGAATTTCCGGCGACACCTCTGCTGACGGCCTGTCACGACTTGTGGATGTTATTGAAAGCAAACCGGATGCTGCCTACATTGAATTCGGCGCAAACGACTGCTTTCAGCTTGCCGATCCAGAACAGGTTAAGATTAATATTGTTGCAATGGTTGAAGCCTTTCAGGAAGCACGTATCCCTGTGATCCTGCTAGGCTTCAAGCCCATGAATTTCACCCCTCAATCATATGCTTTAGCTTTCAACTCAATCTTTTCAGATATCGCACAAAAATATAACATTCCTCTTTACGCAAACCTCATGAAAGGACTAGGCGAAAACCCGGAATATTATCAGACTGACGGCGTCCACCCTAATAATGAAGGGGTTGCCATAATGACTGAAAATATTTTCCCCCTGTTCAAATCCTTCTATGAGGAACTGATTGCTTAA
- a CDS encoding response regulator, with translation MLSADQNNITAYDSKSVSGKVLKILLAEDCENNVLLVQLYLKKFPYSIDVAENGEMAFEMYKKNRYDLVLMDIEMPFTDGYQATTSIRQYEKDNGFENTPIIAVTAHALCENRDKAYDVGCDYFMTKPVRKADLISTIQKFTENQ, from the coding sequence ATGCTTTCTGCAGATCAAAATAATATCACAGCTTACGACAGTAAAAGTGTATCAGGCAAAGTTTTAAAAATTTTGTTAGCGGAAGACTGTGAAAATAATGTATTGCTGGTTCAATTATATCTTAAGAAATTTCCATATTCTATTGATGTTGCGGAGAATGGTGAAATGGCTTTTGAGATGTATAAAAAGAATCGTTACGACTTGGTTCTTATGGATATCGAAATGCCTTTTACCGACGGATATCAAGCCACTACCAGCATTCGGCAGTATGAAAAGGATAATGGTTTTGAGAATACTCCGATTATTGCCGTTACAGCACATGCTTTATGCGAAAACCGGGATAAGGCATATGATGTCGGATGTGATTATTTTATGACCAAACCCGTTAGAAAAGCTGATTTAATCAGCACTATTCAAAAATTCACAGAAAATCAGTAG
- a CDS encoding D-2-hydroxyacid dehydrogenase: MRMVILDGYTINPGDNPWSELEKIGELSVYDRTPQSKIIERCVDAEIIFTSKNILTEQIINSLPNLKFISVLATGYNTIDISAATKNKIIVSNVPGYSPPSVAQHVFALLLNFSNQVSLHDKAVKNGEWSSQEDFCFWKAPLFELQGKKLGVVGFGDIGSKVAALANAFGMEVIAYSPRPKQKPDYLPFKFSGLEELMRESDVISLHCPLTVENEKFINRSILQSMKKNAILINTARGQLINEVDLAEALKTGTIGGAALDVVNKEPMQPNNPLLDAPNIIITPHIAWATLEARTRLTKSTVNNLESFIKGTPVNVVNNF; encoded by the coding sequence ATGCGCATGGTTATCCTTGATGGATATACGATCAATCCCGGCGATAATCCGTGGTCCGAGCTGGAAAAAATTGGTGAACTATCCGTATATGATCGCACACCGCAGTCAAAAATAATCGAACGGTGCGTGGATGCCGAAATAATCTTCACCAGCAAAAACATCCTCACTGAACAAATCATCAATTCTCTGCCTAATTTAAAATTCATATCAGTCTTGGCCACCGGATATAATACTATAGACATCTCAGCCGCTACTAAAAATAAAATCATTGTTTCAAACGTTCCGGGCTATTCGCCACCGTCAGTAGCACAACATGTTTTCGCTCTCTTGCTAAACTTTTCCAATCAGGTGAGCCTGCACGACAAAGCGGTTAAGAACGGAGAATGGTCTTCTCAGGAAGATTTTTGCTTCTGGAAAGCCCCCTTGTTCGAACTTCAGGGGAAAAAGCTGGGAGTAGTAGGATTCGGCGATATAGGAAGTAAAGTAGCAGCCCTTGCAAACGCATTCGGCATGGAAGTGATTGCTTATTCTCCGCGCCCTAAACAAAAACCAGACTATTTACCGTTCAAATTCTCAGGGCTTGAAGAACTCATGCGTGAGTCAGATGTAATATCACTTCATTGTCCACTTACAGTTGAAAATGAAAAATTCATCAATCGTTCAATCCTGCAATCAATGAAAAAAAATGCGATTCTCATCAATACAGCTCGCGGACAGCTTATAAATGAGGTAGATCTTGCCGAAGCGTTGAAGACTGGAACCATAGGCGGCGCGGCTCTTGATGTTGTAAATAAAGAACCAATGCAGCCGAATAATCCATTGCTTGACGCGCCGAACATCATCATAACACCCCACATTGCGTGGGCGACGCTCGAAGCGCGCACCAGACTGACAAAAAGCACAGTCAACAACTTGGAATCCTTTATTAAAGGAACCCCCGTTAACGTAGTAAACAATTTTTAA
- a CDS encoding PilZ domain-containing protein, translating to MASEDNESGIVDRLKDKLNRMLGRKESETFDISFKGKTDSPSARAAFRIHVNNMQIVCRDPRVKCRINDISANGIGFTSSKEFPVGEIIESVLLWSGKPVLKNLKLKIVRRKEKLVGCEFHELDKNQDKVVSKIVVAAQKRAIKCTKLGKKTDDETENEIIKVAKNQAKRGSKKTPSKKIEL from the coding sequence ATGGCAAGCGAAGACAATGAATCCGGAATCGTGGACCGACTAAAGGACAAACTTAACAGAATGCTCGGAAGAAAAGAATCCGAAACATTCGACATTTCCTTTAAAGGTAAAACAGATTCGCCAAGTGCGCGTGCGGCTTTCAGAATACATGTAAATAACATGCAAATAGTCTGTCGCGATCCGAGAGTTAAATGCCGCATCAATGATATCAGTGCAAACGGCATCGGATTTACCAGCTCAAAAGAATTTCCAGTCGGAGAAATAATCGAATCCGTTTTATTGTGGTCTGGAAAGCCTGTTCTTAAAAATTTAAAATTAAAAATTGTCAGACGCAAAGAAAAACTTGTCGGTTGTGAATTTCACGAATTAGACAAAAACCAAGATAAAGTTGTCAGTAAAATTGTTGTTGCAGCGCAAAAAAGAGCTATTAAATGCACAAAATTGGGTAAAAAAACTGACGACGAAACAGAAAATGAAATCATAAAAGTTGCCAAAAATCAGGCAAAACGCGGATCAAAAAAGACACCTTCTAAAAAGATTGAACTTTAA
- the rfbA gene encoding glucose-1-phosphate thymidylyltransferase RfbA produces the protein MKGIILAGGSGTRLYPLTRVVSKQLLPVYDKPMIYYPLSIHMMSGIRDILIISTPEDLHRFEDLLGNGSRLGINISYKVQPKPEGLAQAFIIGEEFIGKDSVSLILGDNIFYGHDLPHILQEASRLKKGGTVFAYAVKDPKRYGVVEFDKNQSVISIEEKPENPKSKFAVTGLYFYDNSVIEIAKKIAPSHRGELEITDINKEYLKQGLLNVELLGRGYAWLDMGTHASLLRAAAYVEAIQERQGFLLACLEEIAFGMGYIGAEELKTLAADMLKNDYGKYLMDVYNEAKEKGIA, from the coding sequence ATGAAAGGTATTATCCTCGCGGGCGGCTCAGGTACACGGCTTTATCCTTTGACCCGCGTAGTAAGCAAACAGCTCCTGCCTGTTTATGACAAACCCATGATCTACTACCCGCTGTCTATACATATGATGTCGGGAATACGAGACATTCTTATAATTTCCACCCCCGAAGATCTACATAGATTTGAAGATCTACTCGGCAACGGTTCTAGACTTGGTATCAACATATCCTACAAAGTCCAACCAAAACCGGAAGGTCTTGCTCAAGCATTCATAATCGGTGAAGAATTTATAGGGAAAGACAGTGTAAGCCTGATACTTGGAGACAATATCTTCTACGGGCACGACCTCCCGCATATACTGCAAGAAGCGTCTAGATTAAAAAAAGGCGGAACTGTCTTTGCTTACGCAGTAAAAGACCCGAAACGTTACGGTGTTGTCGAATTTGATAAAAATCAATCTGTAATCAGCATTGAAGAAAAACCTGAAAATCCTAAATCAAAATTTGCGGTTACCGGACTTTATTTCTATGACAACTCCGTCATTGAAATTGCTAAAAAAATAGCTCCCTCACATCGCGGAGAACTTGAAATAACAGATATTAATAAAGAATATTTAAAACAAGGTCTGCTTAATGTTGAACTTCTCGGACGCGGATACGCATGGCTGGACATGGGAACGCACGCGTCTCTGCTCAGAGCCGCAGCATACGTTGAAGCAATTCAGGAAAGACAAGGATTCCTTTTAGCATGCCTTGAAGAAATAGCTTTCGGAATGGGATACATCGGTGCCGAAGAACTTAAAACGCTGGCCGCAGATATGCTGAAAAATGATTACGGAAAATACCTTATGGACGTATATAATGAAGCTAAGGAGAAAGGCATTGCGTAA
- a CDS encoding DUF1614 domain-containing protein encodes MRGPLFSLPTVMFLGALFFILIFFLFIFVQVGLITVAFSKLGLTPGQGFTLLIATLLGSGVNIPVFRSERLVPDVFVRKFRILNPQAPVEEPLQGKSLVHQTVAVNLGGCVIPVLLSMTLLASFGLNLPILLCIIIVSATTYALARPVPGVGIGIPVLIPPIITALAALIFVPGDIAPVAAYVAGSLGTLIGADLLHLATPATRKVLDAPVVSIGGAGTFDGIFITGILAVLLA; translated from the coding sequence ATGCGCGGTCCTTTATTTTCTCTACCTACGGTGATGTTTTTAGGCGCTCTTTTTTTTATTCTCATATTCTTTTTGTTTATATTTGTACAGGTTGGCCTTATAACAGTCGCCTTCTCAAAATTGGGACTTACACCGGGGCAAGGGTTTACTCTTTTGATTGCCACCTTGCTTGGCAGTGGAGTGAATATCCCTGTTTTTCGATCTGAAAGATTGGTCCCTGATGTATTTGTCAGAAAATTTAGAATATTGAATCCGCAAGCTCCTGTTGAGGAACCTCTACAAGGGAAGTCGCTGGTTCATCAAACCGTGGCAGTAAATCTTGGCGGATGCGTAATACCTGTGCTGTTGTCAATGACGTTGTTGGCTAGTTTCGGGCTTAATCTTCCTATTCTTCTCTGTATTATAATTGTAAGTGCGACTACTTATGCTTTAGCGCGCCCTGTGCCGGGAGTAGGGATCGGTATTCCGGTTCTCATTCCCCCTATAATAACGGCTCTGGCTGCTCTTATTTTTGTTCCGGGAGATATTGCTCCTGTTGCAGCCTATGTTGCCGGTAGTCTAGGAACTTTGATCGGAGCGGATTTGCTTCATTTAGCAACTCCTGCAACCAGAAAGGTTCTTGATGCTCCTGTTGTCTCAATTGGCGGAGCAGGAACTTTTGACGGAATTTTCATTACCGGAATTTTAGCGGTCTTGCTGGCCTGA
- a CDS encoding molybdenum cofactor biosynthesis protein B — protein MVKCDFSSAGNVSVGSRIYLGCGDHFPQGCPFVKVSNEARKLRAGMKLVSEGCDLLRIISVSWADQVPGAKTWVAEVLDVLPDTGNLNLKIEKIGYSVAYVTLSDKGAAGQREDRGGPLIAEIISDSLPVSAVHGFLIPDEYGDLKSLLMHLAYTSRFDLIITTGGTGVGPRDISPEATLAVIEKRLPGFERAITATGLAKTPHSMISRGVAGTLGDSIIINVPGSPKAVKESLEAIIPALKHAIDKLQGDISDCANIA, from the coding sequence ATGGTAAAATGTGACTTTTCTTCTGCCGGGAATGTAAGTGTCGGCAGCCGTATTTATTTAGGCTGCGGTGATCATTTTCCTCAGGGATGTCCCTTTGTGAAGGTTTCAAATGAAGCTCGAAAGTTGCGGGCAGGGATGAAACTGGTCAGCGAAGGGTGCGATCTGCTCAGGATTATTTCCGTTTCATGGGCGGACCAAGTGCCGGGAGCTAAGACATGGGTTGCCGAAGTTCTTGACGTTCTTCCTGATACAGGAAATCTAAATTTAAAAATTGAGAAGATAGGTTATTCTGTTGCCTATGTGACTCTTAGCGATAAAGGTGCTGCGGGACAAAGAGAAGATAGGGGCGGACCGCTGATCGCAGAAATTATCAGTGATTCTTTGCCCGTATCTGCTGTGCACGGGTTTCTTATTCCGGATGAGTATGGAGATTTAAAATCACTTCTTATGCATCTGGCGTACACAAGCAGATTTGATCTTATCATCACTACGGGAGGGACAGGTGTCGGCCCACGAGATATTTCTCCTGAAGCAACTCTTGCGGTCATTGAAAAGAGATTGCCCGGTTTTGAGAGAGCTATAACTGCAACAGGTCTTGCTAAAACACCGCATTCCATGATTTCCAGAGGGGTTGCAGGTACGCTTGGGGACTCCATTATAATAAATGTGCCGGGTAGTCCTAAGGCTGTTAAAGAGAGCTTAGAGGCCATTATCCCAGCCCTTAAACACGCAATTGATAAGTTGCAGGGTGATATCTCTGATTGTGCAAACATTGCATAG
- a CDS encoding TolC family protein: protein MKRNIFLLFTLIFLLAAATASFAQQLQGEGQLGEAKAPVSMEQATEQVPQAVSKEEETADLTLTLEECVNMGLKQNPTIIAARKQLMASESSVESQRGQFGAGMKLKYGYTHSGDQPRSGAMPTDYQDKWGLGINVSQPIFMGFELLSKFQKTKLQREQSDASLYNAELILIRNIQEAFLTLLQGRMEVKSNQDSVARLKSQLDVIQAFYQVGLRPRVDVLQAEVELATAEQDLLKASNSVASRVARLNTLLNLPLEKKVNYSGELTYLPFSMTLDQCIIKADKDRPDLRIAMKAIKISEEDVTISESSFYPKLTADFNYNSAGGDPSVSKNRYNYKNRSDSWDVGANVNWDFFNWGATYYDVQRASDNVDKIKAEYDNTRLEASYEIKDQLLSLKASADRIGVGRKSVEAGREGYRMAMARYQAQVSTNNEVLNAQSRLSASEAQLIEALADYQVALARLFVAMGTKNPSLTTN from the coding sequence ATGAAACGCAACATTTTTCTTTTGTTTACGTTAATCTTTTTACTTGCGGCGGCTACAGCTTCCTTTGCTCAGCAGCTTCAAGGTGAAGGTCAACTCGGGGAGGCTAAAGCTCCCGTCTCCATGGAACAAGCTACAGAACAAGTTCCGCAGGCTGTTAGCAAGGAAGAGGAAACAGCTGATTTAACTCTTACTCTGGAAGAATGCGTTAATATGGGTCTTAAGCAGAATCCGACTATTATCGCAGCGCGCAAACAACTCATGGCTTCCGAAAGCAGTGTTGAATCTCAGCGCGGTCAGTTCGGGGCAGGAATGAAGTTGAAATACGGATATACTCATTCAGGTGATCAGCCTAGATCCGGTGCTATGCCGACCGATTACCAGGATAAATGGGGACTCGGCATTAATGTCAGTCAGCCGATTTTCATGGGATTTGAATTGCTTTCAAAGTTCCAGAAAACAAAGCTTCAAAGAGAACAAAGTGATGCCAGCCTTTATAATGCAGAATTGATTCTGATTAGAAATATTCAGGAAGCATTTTTGACATTGTTGCAAGGACGGATGGAAGTAAAAAGTAATCAGGATTCTGTTGCACGACTTAAATCTCAGCTTGATGTTATTCAGGCTTTTTATCAGGTAGGACTAAGACCTAGGGTTGACGTTTTGCAGGCTGAAGTTGAACTTGCTACAGCTGAGCAGGACTTGCTTAAAGCTTCAAACTCCGTTGCTTCAAGGGTTGCAAGGTTGAATACGTTGCTTAATCTTCCACTTGAGAAAAAAGTTAATTATTCTGGAGAACTTACCTATCTGCCTTTCTCGATGACTCTGGATCAATGTATCATTAAAGCTGACAAGGATCGTCCTGACCTGCGAATTGCTATGAAGGCGATTAAGATTTCAGAAGAAGATGTTACAATTTCCGAAAGTTCTTTTTATCCTAAACTTACTGCGGATTTCAATTACAACAGTGCTGGCGGAGATCCTTCCGTAAGCAAGAATAGATATAATTATAAAAACCGTTCTGATTCTTGGGACGTCGGCGCCAATGTTAATTGGGATTTCTTTAACTGGGGCGCAACCTACTACGATGTGCAGAGAGCTAGTGATAATGTAGACAAGATTAAGGCTGAGTATGACAATACAAGACTTGAAGCTTCCTACGAAATCAAAGATCAGCTTTTGAGCCTGAAAGCCTCGGCTGACAGAATCGGTGTTGGTCGTAAATCTGTTGAAGCCGGTCGTGAAGGTTATAGAATGGCTATGGCCCGTTATCAGGCTCAGGTCAGCACAAACAACGAAGTTCTGAACGCTCAGTCCAGACTAAGTGCCAGTGAAGCCCAGCTTATTGAGGCGCTGGCCGACTATCAGGTTGCACTTGCAAGGCTGTTTGTTGCAATGGGAACTAAGAATCCTTCGCTTACAACTAATTAA
- a CDS encoding dual CXXC motif small (seleno)protein, with amino-acid sequence MGGGRRLSSDLGSINNTAKSGMICKDCGGELYTRRGUTGVSLCCRSCGKRYSVAEYAKFIDDDFEEQMANVSMNRL; translated from the coding sequence ATGGGTGGGGGGAGAAGACTTTCATCAGACTTGGGAAGTATTAATAATACTGCTAAGTCAGGGATGATTTGTAAAGATTGCGGCGGAGAACTATATACGCGTCGGGGTTGAACCGGAGTTTCTTTATGTTGCAGGTCTTGCGGCAAACGGTATAGTGTTGCGGAATATGCGAAGTTTATTGATGATGACTTCGAAGAACAAATGGCTAATGTTTCGATGAACAGATTATAA
- a CDS encoding lytic murein transglycosylase: MTLKLKKPMIIFVLCFLFMICGVVCSLASSSADYDAWAPLKDRLVNDGFNREYIDTVFSAGTIKYDSGMMTRKMKVLLHRRFEPSAKKIAREKEYDDRYVGPILLAGAYSYLRENFEVLVKIDKKYGVSPSVLVALLLVETKLGHTLGNSPAFSNLANMAASPDPMKFFDELGHSDLGPEDMVWLKKRTKQKADWAYKELSALLKFSSTNSLNPSEIPGSPYGAFGICQFMPTTAISYAVDGDMDGRVDLFSKDDALESMANFLKKHGWKSSLSKKKKLKVIYRYNHSMVYARTIYEVAVQLDSIRSTFGPE, encoded by the coding sequence ATGACTTTAAAGCTTAAAAAGCCGATGATCATTTTTGTTCTTTGTTTTTTGTTTATGATTTGCGGTGTTGTTTGCAGTCTTGCTTCAAGCTCGGCAGATTATGATGCTTGGGCGCCATTAAAGGACAGGCTGGTCAATGACGGGTTTAACAGAGAATATATAGATACGGTTTTTTCTGCCGGAACAATTAAATATGATTCTGGTATGATGACAAGAAAGATGAAAGTTCTGCTTCATCGCAGATTCGAGCCATCGGCTAAAAAAATAGCCCGTGAAAAAGAATATGATGATAGATATGTGGGACCGATTCTTCTCGCCGGAGCTTATTCATATCTGCGTGAAAATTTCGAAGTTCTTGTTAAAATAGATAAAAAGTACGGGGTGTCTCCCTCTGTTTTAGTCGCATTGCTGCTGGTTGAAACAAAACTTGGACATACCCTCGGCAATTCGCCTGCCTTTAGCAACCTTGCCAATATGGCTGCCAGTCCGGATCCTATGAAGTTTTTTGATGAGCTGGGGCATTCTGATCTTGGTCCTGAGGATATGGTATGGCTTAAAAAAAGAACTAAGCAGAAGGCTGATTGGGCTTATAAGGAGCTGTCAGCTCTTTTAAAATTTTCTTCCACTAATTCTCTTAATCCGTCGGAAATACCGGGGTCACCATACGGAGCTTTCGGTATCTGTCAGTTCATGCCGACGACTGCAATCAGTTATGCTGTTGACGGGGATATGGATGGCCGGGTAGATTTGTTCAGTAAGGACGATGCCCTCGAAAGCATGGCAAATTTTTTGAAAAAGCATGGTTGGAAAAGCTCGCTCAGCAAAAAGAAAAAACTAAAAGTTATCTATCGCTATAATCATTCAATGGTGTATGCCCGTACAATTTATGAAGTTGCTGTGCAACTGGATAGCATTCGGTCAACTTTCGGACCTGAATAA